A stretch of Malus sylvestris chromosome 11, drMalSylv7.2, whole genome shotgun sequence DNA encodes these proteins:
- the LOC126589073 gene encoding protein NRT1/ PTR FAMILY 8.2-like, producing MAEFSLIRNDVYTEDGTVDFRGNPAKRNATGTWKACPFILGTECCERLANYGISSNLVIYFKTQLNQTSAAATKNNSNWSGTCYLTPLLGAFLADAYLGRYKTIASFSIIYIIGMTLLTMSASVPGMKPTCVSKDSCHANGGQTAAIFIALYLIALGTGGIKPCVSSYGADQFDDDDEVEKKHKGSFFNWFYFSINVGALIASSLLVWIQDNVGWGLGFGIPTVSMAIAVLSFFAGTRLYRNQKPGGSPLTRIIQVVVASIRKCKVKVPEDISLLYETEDAESSIQGSRKLDHTNEFRFFDKAAVEVQDDHLKDSKSPWRLSTVTQVEELKSIIRLLPIWATGIIFAAVYNQMSNFFVLQGTLMDIRVGRSNFEIPAASLSIFDPLSVIFWVPIYDRIIVPAARKYTGHKNGLTALQRMGIGLFISIFSMVCAAVLELIRLRSVRQNNYYEYEHMPMSVFWQVPQYFLMGAAEVFTFIGQLEFFYDQAPDAMRSLCSALALSTVALGNYFNSILVTIVTKATTKNGNPGWIPNNLNYGHLDYFFSLLAVLSVFNLGVYLFISNWYKYKKTVGTLD from the exons ATGGCAGAATTTTCTCTCATCAGAAATGATGTGTATACCGAAGATGGGACTGTGGATTTTCGTGGAAACCCAGCAAAGAGAAATGCAACAGGAACCTGGAAAGCCTGCCCTTTTATTCTAG GGACTGAATGCTGTGAGAGGTTGGCAAATTATGGGATAAGCTCAAATCTGGTGATTTATTTCAAGACTCAACTGAACCAGACGAGTGCTGCTGCTACGAAAAATAACTCGAATTGGAGTGGAACTTGCTACCTTACTCCATTGCTTGGAGCTTTTCTGGCTGATGCCTATTTGGGAAGATACAAGACTATTGCCTCGTTCTCAATCATTTATATCATT GGGATGACACTTTTGACAATGTCAGCATCAGTCCCGGGCATGAAACCAACCTGTGTTAGCAAAGATAGTTGCCATGCAAATGGTGGACAAACTGCAGCAATTTTCATAGCGCTTTACCTAATAGCACTGGGGACGGGTGGGATTAAGCCGTGTGTCTCGTCCTATGGTGCAGACCAGtttgatgatgacgatgaggttGAAAAGAAGCACAAGGGTTCTTTCTTCAATTGGTTCTATTTTTCCATCAATGTTGGTGCTTTGATTGCTAGTTCTCTGCTGGTGTGGATACAAGACAACGTGGGTTGGGGATTGGGTTTCGGTATTCCAACAGTGTCAATGGCAATTGCTGTGCTGAGTTTCTTTGCTGGGACTCGGTTGTATAGGAATCAGAAGCCCGGAGGTAGTCCTCTGACGCGCATAATTCAGGTGGTTGTGGCGTCCATTAGAAAATGCAAGGTGAAAGTACCGGAAGACATTTCCCTTTTGTATGAGACTGAAGATGCAGAATCTTCCATCCAAGGAAGCCGCAAGCTTGATCACACAAATGAATTTAG GTTCTTTGACAAAGCAGCAGTGGAGGTACAAGATGACCATTTAAAGGACTCGAAAAGCCCATGGAGACTCAGTACAGTTACCCAAGTAGAGGAGCTAAAATCAATCATAAGGCTGCTTCCCATATGGGCCACTGGTATCATCTTTGCTGCAGTCTACAATCAGATGAGCAACTTCTTTGTGTTGCAAGGCACCCTCATGGATATTCGTGTCGGCCGCTCTAACTTTGAAATCCCAGCAGCATCTCTTTCCATCTTTGACCCCCTAAGTGTCATTTTTTGGGTCCCAATATACGATCGAATCATTGTCCCAGCAGCTAGAAAATACACCGGTCACAAAAATGGCCTAACTGCACTCCAGAGGATGGGCATTGGCCTCTTCATCTCCATATTCTCCATGGTCTGTGCTGCAGTTTTGGAACTCATCAGACTCCGAAGTGTTCGACAGAACAACTATTACGAATACGAGCACATGCCCATGTCAGTCTTTTGGCAAGTACCTCAGTATTTCCTCATGGGGGCTGCAGAAGTTTTCACATTCATAGGACAGCTGGAGTTTTTCTATGATCAAGCGCCGGACGCCATGAGGAGTTTGTGTTCTGCTCTCGCACTCTCCACCGTTGCACTAGGAAACTACTTCAACTCTATTCTTGTCACCATCGTTACCAAAGCAACTACAAAGAACGGCAACCCTGGATGGATACCGAACAATTTGAACTACGGACACCTGGATTATTTCTTCTCGCTATTGGCAGTGCTGAGTGTTTTCAACCTAGGAGTATACCTCTTCATTTCCAACTGGTACAAGTATAAAAAGACCGTCGGGACTCTGGATTGA